One genomic window of Branchiostoma floridae strain S238N-H82 chromosome 4, Bfl_VNyyK, whole genome shotgun sequence includes the following:
- the LOC118412840 gene encoding brain-specific homeobox protein homolog: MESAIMTTGLCTTTTGTVSGVFPVCRPLAAAAYFTVPARIMDLGALEAFRATTAAGAATGLFRPTPTLRPSPAPCGSMSFSIRSILGHQFDQAGTDGKSRVVAGKEHHIPAAETQAQTATLLERLVADHPGTMASPTLQSPQPYSFLQTAPKVKPLGYKTKGCPLARESSVEKDGKSRKGKRIRTIFTPEQLERLEREFSRQQYMVGSERYHLAASLNLTEAQVKVWFQNRRIKWRRQNYEQQQARLAQLSSAHTSGSESDSGPESPAPSAPYQAITGRDR, encoded by the exons ATGGAGAGTGCGATCATGACCACTGGACTCTGTACGACCACCACCGGGACCGTGTCGGGCGTGTTCCCGGTCTGTCGTCCCCTGGCCGCCGCCGCCTACTTCACCGTCCCCGCCCGCATCATGGACCTGGGCGCGCTGGAAGCGTTCCGTGCCACCACAGCAGCCGGTGCCGCAACGGGGCTATTCAGACCGACGCCAACCCTCCGTCCCTCCCCGGCCCCGTGCGGCAGCATGTCCTTCAGCATCCGCTCCATCCTCGGCCACCAGTTCGATCAGGCAGGGACCGACGGCAAGTCTCGAGTCGTCGCCGGTAAGGAACACCACATCCCCGCCGCTGAGACACAGGCACAGACCGCCACTCTCCTAGAACGTCTAGTCGCTGACCATCCGGGAACCATGGCATCTCCAACTCTCCAGTCTCCTCAACCTTACAGCTTCTTACAGACGGCTCCGAAAGTGAAACCATTGGGGTACAAGACGAAAG GTTGCCCGCTGGCGAGAGAGAGCTCCGTTGAAAAGGACGGGAAGTCTCGGAAAGGGAAGCGGATACGGACGATCTTCACCCCCGAGCAGCTGGAGCGGCTGGAGCGGGAGTTTTCCCGCCAACAGTACATGGTGGGGTCCGAGAGGTACCACCTGGCAGCCTCGCTCAACCTCACGGAAGCGCAG GTGAAGGTGTGGTTTCAGAACAGGAGGATCAAATGGCGGAGACAGAACTACGAACAGCAGCAGGCCCGACTGGCACAGCTCTCCTCCGCACACACCAGCGGCTCAGAGTCCGACTCCGGCCCGGAGTCACCAGCGCCATCCGCCCCATACCAAGCCATCACAGGCCGGGACAGATAG